Proteins from one Planctomyces sp. SH-PL62 genomic window:
- a CDS encoding DUF1559 domain-containing protein, whose protein sequence is MRQIRRGFTLIELLVVIAIIAVLIALLLPAVQSAREAARRAQCVNNLKQFGLGLHNYHQTVGSFPMMTAIAYSDPGVQTNWGTFGAHAYLLPYLEQTPLYNSCNFDLACYPRTPAYSDLTWSNATVWDTKVSAFMCPSDGYVGIENFNNYFGNIGTGTDTTSSNSNGLFANQSAYGIGHVTDGTSNTIAATEMLVGAGGSWDEKTGALNFSGTTEKYRWYKSGLSGALNYRDARQDIIGVMGMAATCQASISSPSFRTNTGYRWAQGTAGFTFVNIIIPPMSSRFTFSACRWGCNDGCGADTGSLFGISSHHSGGVNVGMADGSVRFIKSSIDQNTWMALGSRDGGEVVSADGY, encoded by the coding sequence GTGCGTCAAATCCGTCGCGGTTTCACCCTGATCGAATTGCTCGTGGTGATCGCCATCATCGCCGTCCTGATCGCGCTGCTCCTGCCGGCCGTGCAGTCGGCTCGCGAGGCTGCGCGTCGGGCCCAGTGCGTGAACAACCTCAAGCAATTCGGCCTGGGGTTGCACAACTATCACCAGACCGTCGGGTCCTTCCCGATGATGACCGCCATCGCCTATAGCGACCCCGGCGTCCAGACGAACTGGGGCACCTTCGGCGCGCACGCTTACCTCCTGCCTTACCTCGAGCAGACCCCGCTGTACAACTCCTGCAACTTCGACCTCGCATGCTATCCGCGGACGCCCGCATATTCGGACCTGACCTGGAGCAATGCGACGGTGTGGGACACCAAGGTCTCCGCGTTCATGTGCCCGTCGGACGGGTACGTCGGCATCGAGAACTTCAACAACTATTTCGGCAACATCGGCACCGGGACCGACACGACGTCCTCCAACTCCAACGGCCTCTTCGCCAATCAGTCGGCGTATGGGATCGGCCACGTCACGGACGGCACTTCGAACACGATCGCCGCGACCGAGATGCTGGTGGGCGCGGGCGGATCCTGGGACGAGAAGACGGGCGCCCTCAACTTCTCCGGCACCACCGAGAAGTACCGCTGGTACAAGTCCGGCCTCAGCGGCGCTCTGAACTACCGGGACGCCCGGCAGGACATCATCGGCGTCATGGGCATGGCGGCCACCTGCCAGGCGTCCATCTCGAGCCCAAGCTTCCGCACCAACACGGGCTACCGCTGGGCGCAGGGGACGGCGGGATTCACGTTCGTCAACATCATCATCCCTCCGATGTCGTCGCGGTTCACGTTCTCCGCCTGCCGCTGGGGCTGCAACGACGGCTGCGGGGCGGACACCGGCTCGCTCTTCGGGATCAGCAGCCATCACTCCGGCGGCGTGAACGTCGGCATGGCCGACGGCTCGGTCCGCTTCATCAAATCGTCCATCGACCAGAACACCTGGATGGCGCTCGGCTCGCGAGACGGCGGCGAGGTCGTCTCCGCGGACGGCTACTGA
- a CDS encoding acetolactate synthase large subunit codes for MSRSHEVAMNGARSLFKSLVDAGVTTCFANPGTSEMQLVYEIGLTDAIRPILCLQEDVVTGAADGYGRMKGTPAVALLHVACGFGNGVAMLQNAARANTPIVNVVGVNASYHQANFPEHELVNGRVSDIARVVSHWCGEARSASHLGELGVEAAALAKTGKVCTIVAPNDRHWEEAVPPPTPPPPAGRPRAAAEAIERAAELLANGKKTGLVLGGLALQGEALELAGRIAARTGAVLLAETFPSRYLSRGEGRPPVDLIPYELEIGIKYLESYQQLVFLGARLPVATFAYKDKPTLKSAPGCELFTPASEDQDLETALRSLAEAVDALGTPPIRQARTPASASPSGELTADAIGRTLSELMPADAILVDEAATNAAPIQAATRGARPHDYLNPATGGAIGGGLPMALGAAVACPGRKVVAVQADGSGMYTVHALWSMARENADVVVVVLKNDAYAILGLEMARVREGELNAKMRSMLELGDPALDWVALAKGLGVPASRAGTAEEFHRQFAAAIAEKGPRLIECQVAVPKELLALEEVLHQQR; via the coding sequence ATGAGCCGATCCCATGAAGTCGCGATGAACGGGGCCCGGAGCTTGTTCAAGTCGCTGGTGGACGCGGGGGTCACGACCTGCTTCGCGAACCCCGGCACGTCCGAGATGCAGCTCGTCTACGAGATCGGCCTGACCGACGCGATACGTCCGATCCTGTGCCTCCAGGAGGACGTGGTCACCGGCGCCGCGGACGGGTACGGCCGCATGAAGGGGACGCCGGCCGTCGCGCTCCTGCACGTGGCCTGCGGGTTCGGCAACGGCGTGGCCATGCTGCAGAACGCGGCGAGGGCGAATACGCCGATCGTCAACGTCGTCGGCGTGAACGCCTCGTACCACCAGGCCAACTTCCCGGAGCATGAGCTGGTCAACGGCCGCGTCTCCGACATCGCCCGCGTGGTCTCGCACTGGTGCGGCGAGGCGCGAAGCGCCAGCCATCTCGGCGAACTCGGCGTGGAGGCGGCGGCGCTCGCCAAGACGGGCAAGGTCTGCACCATCGTGGCGCCCAACGATCGCCACTGGGAGGAGGCCGTCCCGCCGCCGACGCCGCCCCCGCCGGCGGGACGGCCCCGGGCCGCCGCGGAGGCGATCGAACGGGCCGCCGAACTCCTCGCGAACGGGAAGAAGACCGGGCTCGTGCTGGGGGGGCTCGCCCTCCAGGGCGAGGCGCTGGAGCTGGCCGGCCGGATCGCGGCCAGGACCGGCGCCGTCCTGCTCGCGGAGACGTTCCCCTCGCGCTATCTCTCGCGCGGCGAGGGACGCCCGCCGGTGGACCTGATCCCCTATGAGCTTGAGATCGGCATCAAGTACCTGGAGTCGTACCAGCAGCTGGTCTTCCTCGGCGCGAGGCTGCCGGTCGCGACCTTCGCCTACAAGGACAAGCCCACCCTCAAGAGCGCACCGGGGTGCGAGCTGTTCACGCCGGCCTCGGAGGACCAGGATCTCGAGACGGCGCTCCGCTCGCTCGCCGAGGCGGTCGACGCCCTCGGCACGCCGCCGATCCGCCAGGCCCGTACTCCGGCGTCGGCGTCCCCTTCCGGCGAGCTGACGGCGGATGCCATCGGGCGGACGCTGAGCGAGCTGATGCCGGCCGACGCCATCCTCGTCGACGAGGCGGCCACGAACGCCGCGCCCATCCAGGCGGCGACCAGGGGGGCCCGACCGCACGACTATCTCAACCCCGCCACCGGCGGCGCGATCGGCGGCGGCCTGCCCATGGCCCTGGGGGCGGCCGTCGCCTGCCCCGGCCGCAAGGTCGTCGCGGTCCAGGCGGACGGCAGCGGCATGTACACCGTCCACGCCCTGTGGTCGATGGCTCGCGAGAACGCCGACGTCGTGGTGGTCGTCCTCAAGAACGACGCCTACGCGATCCTCGGCCTCGAGATGGCCCGCGTCCGCGAGGGGGAGCTGAATGCGAAGATGAGGTCGATGCTGGAACTCGGCGACCCGGCGCTGGACTGGGTCGCCCTGGCGAAGGGCCTCGGCGTGCCCGCGAGCCGCGCCGGCACCGCCGAGGAGTTCCATCGCCAGTTCGCGGCCGCGATCGCCGAGAAGGGCCCGCGACTCATCGAGTGCCAGGTCGCCGTCCCGAAGGAGCTGCTCGCGCTGGAGGAGGTCCTCCACCAGCAACGCTGA
- a CDS encoding VOC family protein → MMTCLWFDRGQAREAAEFYASVFPDSRVGSAYASATDNPSAKAGEELTVEFTVLGQSFIGLNGGPMFKPNEAVSFMVLTENQEETDRYWDAIVSNGGQESHCGWCKDRWGFSWQITPRALLAATTDPDRAAAKRAMEAMMTMGKLDIAMIEAARRGEGR, encoded by the coding sequence ATGATGACATGCCTCTGGTTCGACCGCGGCCAGGCCCGCGAGGCGGCCGAGTTCTACGCGAGCGTGTTCCCCGACAGCCGGGTCGGGAGCGCCTACGCCTCCGCGACGGACAATCCGTCGGCGAAGGCGGGCGAGGAGCTCACCGTCGAGTTCACCGTGCTGGGCCAGTCGTTCATCGGCCTGAACGGCGGGCCGATGTTCAAGCCGAACGAGGCGGTCAGCTTCATGGTCCTGACCGAGAACCAGGAAGAAACCGACCGCTACTGGGACGCGATCGTCAGCAACGGCGGCCAGGAGAGCCATTGCGGCTGGTGCAAGGATCGCTGGGGCTTCTCCTGGCAGATCACCCCCCGCGCGCTGCTCGCGGCGACGACCGACCCAGATCGCGCCGCCGCGAAGCGCGCCATGGAGGCGATGATGACGATGGGGAAGCTCGACATCGCCATGATCGAGGCCGCCCGCCGGGGCGAGGGCCGCTGA
- a CDS encoding ECF-type sigma factor translates to MSAAPAPGGFFPQVYDELRRLAAARLAGEADGRSLDATALVHEAYLRLGDAAFSDRSGFFRAAAVAMQRILVDHARRRRARKRGGGARTVALDNLGASLGADSDLLLDVDEALARLAAEDPTSAEIARFRLFAGLTIEEAAEAMGVSRATAFREWAYARSWLATALGPPR, encoded by the coding sequence ATGAGCGCGGCCCCCGCGCCCGGCGGCTTCTTCCCCCAGGTCTACGACGAGCTGCGCAGGCTGGCCGCGGCGCGGCTGGCGGGCGAGGCGGACGGGCGGTCGCTCGACGCCACCGCGCTGGTCCACGAGGCCTACCTGCGGCTGGGGGACGCGGCGTTCTCCGATCGCAGCGGCTTCTTCCGCGCCGCGGCCGTCGCCATGCAACGGATCCTGGTGGACCACGCCCGGCGGAGGCGGGCCAGGAAGCGGGGCGGGGGGGCCCGGACCGTCGCCCTGGACAACCTCGGCGCCTCCCTCGGCGCCGACTCCGACCTCCTGCTGGACGTCGACGAGGCCCTGGCCCGACTGGCCGCCGAGGACCCGACCTCGGCCGAGATCGCCCGCTTCCGCCTGTTCGCGGGCCTGACGATCGAGGAGGCCGCCGAGGCGATGGGCGTTTCCCGCGCCACGGCCTTCCGCGAGTGGGCCTACGCCCGGTCCTGGCTGGCCACCGCGCTGGGCCCTCCCCGTTGA
- a CDS encoding serine/threonine-protein kinase has product MAIEPGRVKFLFQAAIERDDPDDRRAFVEREAGGDAELLARVLALLAAYDDPPDALDRPLAADAQATVDTDPATPPDSAPSPGPPAVEEATIGLRCGDGVERIDDVIAGRYRLRQEIGEGGMGAVYLAEQTRPVRRQVALKLIKPGMDSRAVLARFESERQALALMDHPHIAKVLDAGTTEQGRPFFVMELVKGVPLTDFCDQHLLDVPARLALFCQICSAVHHAHQKGIIHRDLKPSNILVESHDGRPMPRVIDFGLAKAVSGMQLSEDPAFTGLGIVAGTPLYMAPEQAGFNALDVDTRADIYALGVILYELLTGSTPIRRETLKRAAMEEMLRLIREEEPATPSSRISTSEALPNLAAHRQIEPGRLSRLVRGDLDWIVMKALSKERDRRYASAIGLANDVERFTNHEPVSAGPPTAAYRMRKFVRRNRGRVVAASLLLLALVGGIVGTTLGLLEATRQRGFAETEAAQKEEARQAEADQRREAETQRRAAVEQRRQAEARLAQVEKANAVLGSIFIDLNPRSAEKDGKPLSALLGERLDQATAQIEGDAIGDPLAVARMQLVLGDSQAGLGYPEKAIALVTKARATFLDRLGPDHLHTLASLFALAECYRALGKPDLALPLFQQALAARTRVLGPDHPITLHSMNGLAMGYRDAGKLDLALPLMERALAAQKAKLGPDDPATFVSMNNLAAVHRDMGRIDLALPLMERALAARETKLGPDHPDTLTLMNNLATGYQAVGKLDLALPLLERALAAREAKLGPDHPGTLLTMNNLAAGYVDADKPGLALPLMERALAAQKSKLGLDHPETLLTMNNLASVYRNVGKLDLAVPLLEQTLEARKAKLGLDHPDTLRSMNDLAALYRDAGKPDLARPMMEQALEARKAKLGLDHPDTLKSMNDLAGLYRAAGKLDLARPLMEQALASARSKLGPDHPITLAAMNQLGLVYQSADKFDLALPMMEQALAMRKAKFGDDHPETVMSMNDLAALYRIVGRIDLALQLMERALAARETKLGPDHPDTLTLMNNLATGYQTVGKLDLALPLLERTLAARKTKLGPDHPETLLTMNNLAAAYRDVGKLDLALPLLEEALAAARSKLGPDHPDTLLSMNNLASIYWSSRRLDRSIPLFEEVLKLRMAKFGADHHETWLVKANLGVNYRDAGRLDEALPLLEGAAAASRRLPMLSWVAPELLQLLARTGRAEKARAVAEEVLAQGRAAMPAGSPQLAAHLCSISLALLAVKAYDQAEPLLREALAIREKADPDAWTTFNTKSMLGGALLGQAKSAEAEPLLRDGYDGMRRRTDKIPPQGKARVVEALDRLIVLAEAAGKDEDAKAWRAEREKAAADAPKPEGDGK; this is encoded by the coding sequence ATGGCGATCGAGCCCGGCCGAGTCAAGTTTCTGTTCCAGGCGGCCATCGAGCGGGACGACCCCGACGACCGGAGGGCGTTCGTCGAGCGCGAGGCCGGCGGCGACGCCGAGCTGCTCGCCCGCGTGCTCGCCCTCCTGGCCGCGTACGACGATCCACCCGACGCGCTGGATCGGCCCCTCGCGGCCGACGCCCAGGCGACCGTCGACACCGATCCCGCCACCCCGCCCGACTCCGCGCCGTCGCCGGGCCCGCCCGCCGTCGAGGAGGCCACCATCGGCCTCCGGTGCGGAGACGGCGTCGAACGCATCGACGACGTGATCGCCGGCCGCTACAGGCTCCGCCAGGAGATCGGCGAGGGGGGCATGGGTGCCGTCTACCTCGCCGAGCAGACGCGGCCGGTCCGGCGCCAGGTCGCCCTGAAGCTCATCAAGCCGGGGATGGACTCGCGGGCGGTGCTCGCCCGGTTCGAGTCGGAGCGGCAGGCGTTGGCGCTGATGGACCACCCCCACATCGCCAAGGTCCTGGACGCCGGGACCACCGAGCAGGGCCGCCCCTTCTTCGTCATGGAGCTGGTCAAGGGAGTCCCGCTGACGGACTTCTGCGACCAGCACCTGCTGGACGTGCCCGCCCGCCTGGCCCTGTTCTGCCAGATCTGCTCGGCCGTGCATCACGCCCACCAGAAGGGGATCATCCACCGCGACCTCAAGCCCTCGAACATCCTGGTCGAGAGCCACGACGGCAGGCCCATGCCCCGGGTGATCGACTTCGGCCTGGCCAAGGCCGTCAGCGGCATGCAGCTCTCGGAGGATCCGGCGTTCACCGGCCTGGGGATCGTGGCCGGCACCCCGCTGTACATGGCCCCCGAGCAGGCCGGCTTCAACGCCCTGGACGTGGACACCCGCGCCGACATCTACGCCCTGGGGGTGATCCTCTACGAGCTTTTGACCGGCTCGACCCCGATCCGGCGCGAAACCCTGAAGCGGGCCGCGATGGAGGAGATGCTCCGGTTGATCCGCGAGGAGGAGCCCGCCACGCCCTCGAGTCGGATCAGCACCTCGGAGGCCCTCCCGAACCTCGCGGCCCACCGCCAGATCGAGCCGGGCCGCCTCAGCCGCCTGGTGCGCGGCGACCTGGACTGGATCGTCATGAAGGCGCTGTCCAAGGAGCGCGACCGCCGCTACGCCTCGGCCATCGGCCTGGCCAACGACGTGGAGCGGTTCACCAACCACGAGCCCGTCTCCGCCGGCCCCCCGACGGCGGCCTACCGGATGCGGAAGTTCGTGCGCCGCAACCGGGGCCGGGTCGTCGCGGCGTCGCTGTTGCTGCTGGCCCTGGTCGGCGGGATCGTCGGCACGACGCTGGGGCTCCTGGAAGCGACCAGGCAGCGGGGCTTCGCGGAGACCGAGGCCGCCCAGAAGGAGGAGGCGCGCCAGGCCGAGGCGGACCAACGCCGGGAGGCCGAGACCCAGCGGCGGGCCGCCGTCGAGCAGCGTCGCCAGGCCGAGGCGCGGCTGGCCCAGGTCGAGAAGGCCAACGCCGTCCTCGGCTCGATCTTCATCGACCTGAACCCGCGATCCGCGGAGAAGGACGGCAAGCCGCTGTCGGCGCTCCTGGGCGAGCGGCTGGACCAGGCGACGGCGCAGATCGAAGGGGACGCGATCGGCGACCCGCTGGCCGTGGCGCGGATGCAGCTGGTCCTCGGCGACTCCCAGGCGGGCCTGGGCTATCCGGAGAAGGCGATCGCCCTGGTCACGAAAGCCAGGGCCACGTTCCTGGACAGGCTCGGCCCCGACCATCTCCACACCCTCGCCAGCCTGTTCGCCCTGGCCGAGTGCTACCGAGCCCTCGGCAAGCCCGACCTCGCCCTGCCGCTGTTCCAGCAGGCGCTGGCGGCGAGAACGAGGGTACTCGGCCCCGACCACCCCATCACGCTGCACAGCATGAACGGTTTGGCCATGGGCTACCGGGACGCCGGCAAGCTCGACCTCGCCCTGCCGCTGATGGAGCGGGCCCTGGCGGCGCAGAAGGCGAAGCTCGGCCCCGACGATCCCGCGACGTTCGTGAGCATGAACAACCTCGCCGCGGTCCATCGGGACATGGGCAGGATCGACCTCGCCCTGCCGTTGATGGAGCGGGCCCTGGCGGCGCGGGAGACGAAGCTCGGGCCCGACCACCCCGACACGCTCACGTTGATGAACAACCTCGCCACGGGCTACCAGGCGGTCGGCAAGCTCGACCTCGCCCTGCCGCTGCTGGAGCGGGCCCTGGCGGCGCGGGAGGCGAAGCTCGGGCCCGACCACCCCGGCACGCTGCTCACCATGAACAACCTCGCCGCGGGCTACGTCGACGCCGACAAGCCCGGCCTCGCCCTGCCGCTGATGGAGCGGGCCCTGGCGGCGCAGAAGTCGAAGCTCGGACTCGACCACCCCGAGACGCTGCTCACCATGAACAACCTCGCCTCGGTTTATCGGAACGTCGGCAAGCTCGACCTCGCGGTTCCGCTGCTGGAGCAGACGCTGGAGGCGCGGAAGGCGAAGCTCGGACTCGACCACCCCGACACGCTCAGGAGCATGAACGACCTGGCCGCTCTCTACCGGGACGCCGGCAAGCCCGATCTGGCGCGGCCGATGATGGAGCAGGCGCTGGAGGCGCGGAAGGCGAAGCTCGGACTCGACCACCCCGACACGCTCAAGAGCATGAACGACCTGGCCGGTCTCTACCGAGCCGCCGGCAAGCTCGACCTGGCGCGGCCGCTGATGGAGCAGGCGCTGGCGTCGGCCAGGTCGAAGCTCGGCCCCGACCACCCCATCACGCTCGCCGCCATGAACCAACTGGGCCTCGTCTACCAGTCCGCCGACAAGTTCGACCTCGCGCTGCCGATGATGGAGCAGGCGCTGGCGATGCGGAAGGCGAAGTTCGGCGACGACCATCCCGAGACGGTCATGAGCATGAACGACCTGGCCGCTCTCTACCGGATCGTCGGCAGGATCGACCTCGCACTCCAGCTCATGGAGCGGGCCCTGGCGGCGCGGGAGACGAAGCTCGGGCCCGACCACCCCGACACGCTCACGTTGATGAACAACCTCGCCACGGGCTACCAGACGGTCGGCAAGCTCGACCTCGCCCTGCCGCTGCTGGAGCGGACCCTGGCGGCGAGGAAGACGAAGCTCGGGCCCGACCACCCCGAGACGCTGCTCACCATGAACAACCTCGCCGCGGCATACCGGGACGTCGGCAAGCTCGACCTCGCCCTGCCGCTGCTGGAGGAGGCGCTGGCGGCGGCCAGGTCGAAGCTCGGGCCCGACCACCCCGACACCCTGCTCAGCATGAACAACCTGGCCTCGATTTATTGGTCGTCGAGGAGGCTCGATCGGTCGATCCCGCTGTTCGAGGAGGTCCTCAAGCTGCGGATGGCCAAGTTCGGGGCCGACCACCACGAGACCTGGCTGGTCAAGGCGAACCTGGGCGTGAATTATCGGGACGCCGGGCGGCTGGACGAGGCCCTGCCCCTGCTGGAAGGGGCGGCCGCGGCGAGCCGTCGTTTACCCATGTTGAGCTGGGTCGCGCCGGAGCTCCTCCAGCTCCTCGCCCGGACCGGCCGGGCCGAGAAGGCCAGGGCCGTCGCCGAGGAAGTCCTGGCCCAGGGGCGTGCCGCCATGCCCGCGGGGAGCCCCCAGCTGGCCGCGCACCTCTGCTCCATCTCGCTGGCCCTCCTCGCCGTGAAGGCCTACGACCAGGCCGAGCCGCTCCTGCGCGAGGCCCTGGCGATCCGCGAGAAGGCCGATCCCGACGCCTGGACGACGTTCAACACGAAGTCGATGCTCGGCGGGGCCCTGCTCGGCCAGGCGAAATCCGCCGAGGCCGAGCCGCTGTTGCGGGACGGCTACGACGGGATGAGGCGGCGGACGGACAAGATCCCGCCGCAAGGCAAGGCCCGCGTCGTCGAGGCGCTCGACCGGCTCATCGTGCTGGCCGAGGCCGCCGGGAAGGACGAGGACGCGAAGGCCTGGCGGGCCGAGCGCGAGAAGGCGGCGGCCGACGCCCCGAAGCCGGAAGGCGACGGGAAATGA
- a CDS encoding tautomerase family protein: MYTIVIQSGSVDETAKASLAAEITALHVELSAVPKDWVHVVFQEYAPGSGFNAGEAGPLVALTAAIRSGRSADYKHRLLTSLWTLVKGATGALDEQIVVGLQEVGPGQAMEMGRVMPEVDSNVS; this comes from the coding sequence ATGTATACAATCGTTATTCAGTCGGGTTCGGTCGACGAGACGGCGAAGGCGAGCCTCGCGGCCGAGATCACCGCGCTCCACGTCGAGCTTTCGGCGGTGCCGAAGGACTGGGTCCACGTCGTCTTCCAGGAATACGCGCCCGGGAGCGGCTTCAACGCCGGAGAGGCGGGGCCTCTGGTCGCCCTGACGGCCGCGATCCGGAGCGGACGCTCGGCGGACTACAAGCACCGGCTCCTGACGAGCCTCTGGACGCTGGTCAAGGGGGCGACGGGGGCGCTGGACGAGCAGATCGTGGTCGGGTTGCAGGAGGTGGGGCCCGGACAGGCCATGGAGATGGGCCGGGTGATGCCGGAAGTCGATTCGAACGTGTCCTGA
- a CDS encoding acetyl-CoA carboxylase biotin carboxyl carrier protein: MVGTYYSSGSPDSPPFVSIGTAVQPSTTLCIIEAMKVFTDIPAGVSGTIAEILVKNGQPVEFGQPMFRVVPA; the protein is encoded by the coding sequence ATGGTCGGCACGTACTACTCGTCCGGCTCGCCCGACTCCCCCCCGTTCGTGTCGATCGGGACCGCCGTGCAGCCCTCGACGACGCTCTGCATCATCGAGGCCATGAAGGTCTTCACCGACATCCCCGCCGGCGTCTCCGGCACCATCGCCGAGATCCTGGTCAAGAACGGCCAGCCGGTCGAGTTCGGCCAGCCCATGTTCCGCGTCGTGCCCGCCTGA
- the accC gene encoding acetyl-CoA carboxylase biotin carboxylase subunit, which yields MFQRILVANRGEIALRVIRACKEMGVEVVAVYSQADRDAPYLELADRAICIGKGASADSYLNIPRLIAAAEVADVQAIHPGYGFLSENPQFAEICRSCNFEFIGPPHEAIRKMGLKTEAKLIAAQAKVASVPGSDGAVESEAEAVRLAKVIGFPVLIKAAAGGGGKGMRVCRDEATLPASIQAARNEAQAAFKNPSIYLEKYIDRPRHVEVQILADLHGNVVHCWDRDCSLQRRHQKLVEEAAAQLPLEVRVKLGEAAVRLAKAVGYTNAGTCEFLVDAENNFYFIEVNARIQVEHPVTEEITGIDLVQQQIRIAAGEPLPFRQEDVKSEGHSIEVRINSEDPEHDFRPSPGRITDLRVPGGPGVRWDSHIRAGYSIPPNYDSLVGKLIVHAPSRPQAINRMRRALDELAIEGIKTTIPLHQRIFRHKDFIDGNVDTTWVERVLMPPKKPA from the coding sequence ATGTTTCAGAGGATACTGGTCGCCAATCGCGGCGAGATCGCCCTCCGGGTCATCCGGGCGTGCAAGGAGATGGGCGTCGAGGTCGTGGCCGTCTACTCCCAGGCCGACCGCGACGCCCCCTACCTGGAACTGGCCGATCGCGCCATCTGCATCGGCAAGGGCGCCTCGGCCGACAGCTACCTGAACATCCCCCGGCTGATCGCCGCCGCCGAGGTCGCCGACGTCCAGGCGATCCACCCCGGCTACGGCTTCCTCAGCGAGAACCCCCAGTTCGCCGAGATCTGCCGGAGCTGCAACTTCGAGTTCATCGGCCCCCCTCATGAGGCCATCCGCAAGATGGGCCTCAAGACCGAGGCCAAGCTGATCGCCGCCCAGGCCAAGGTCGCCAGCGTCCCCGGCTCCGACGGCGCCGTGGAATCCGAGGCCGAGGCCGTCCGACTCGCCAAGGTCATCGGCTTCCCCGTCCTGATCAAGGCCGCGGCCGGCGGCGGCGGCAAGGGGATGCGCGTCTGCCGCGACGAGGCCACCCTCCCGGCCTCCATCCAGGCCGCCCGCAACGAGGCCCAGGCCGCCTTCAAGAACCCGTCGATCTACCTCGAGAAGTACATCGACCGCCCCCGGCACGTCGAGGTCCAGATCCTCGCCGACCTCCACGGCAACGTCGTCCACTGCTGGGACCGCGACTGCTCCCTCCAGCGCCGGCACCAGAAGCTCGTCGAGGAGGCCGCCGCGCAGCTCCCGCTGGAGGTCCGCGTCAAGCTCGGCGAGGCCGCCGTCCGCCTGGCGAAGGCCGTCGGCTACACCAACGCCGGCACCTGCGAGTTCCTCGTCGACGCCGAGAACAACTTCTACTTCATCGAGGTCAACGCCCGGATCCAGGTCGAGCACCCGGTCACCGAAGAGATCACCGGCATCGACCTCGTCCAGCAGCAGATCCGCATCGCCGCCGGCGAGCCCCTGCCGTTCCGCCAGGAAGACGTGAAGTCCGAGGGCCACTCGATCGAGGTCCGGATCAACTCCGAGGACCCCGAGCACGACTTCCGACCCTCCCCCGGCCGGATCACCGACCTGCGCGTCCCCGGCGGCCCCGGCGTCCGCTGGGACTCCCACATCCGCGCCGGCTACAGCATCCCCCCCAACTACGACTCCCTCGTCGGCAAGCTCATCGTCCACGCCCCCAGCCGCCCCCAGGCCATCAACCGGATGCGCCGGGCGCTCGACGAACTCGCCATCGAAGGCATCAAGACCACCATCCCCCTCCACCAACGCATCTTCCGCCACAAGGACTTCATCGACGGCAACGTCGACACCACCTGGGTGGAACGCGTCCTCATGCCGCCCAAAAAGCCTGCCTGA